From the genome of Carassius gibelio isolate Cgi1373 ecotype wild population from Czech Republic chromosome A16, carGib1.2-hapl.c, whole genome shotgun sequence, one region includes:
- the LOC128030588 gene encoding tumor necrosis factor receptor superfamily member 5 isoform X2 — translation MGELKCKCPKGKYMLARCNATSDIVCQICPRRTFIDQENQMSQCRACRECSSTSNMEMVKECEADKNTECRCKPGYFCTHISESHCDYCSPVSMCPPGKGVDFHHTHLKDTVCRPCPEGTYSDVMDYFSTCKNHTSCDDLGRDVKVPGTSKSDVVCGNFKPCTTSCSWLLPASLWAGFVITALILFLILFIIYWRNKRQSKRLEISLSHISPVLPPDILKYPADCDVEKHAEHQQLTHLDNFTQHSRIHTVQIKYSRESFEISNIIFYDDFNYGFASVYKSLRSFL, via the exons ATGGGAGAACTGAAATGCAAATGTCCAAAAG gaAAATATATGCTTGCCAGATGTAATGCCACATCGGATATAGTGTGTCAAATCTGCCCACGGCGAACATTTATTGATCAGGAAAACCAAATGAGCCAGTGTCGAGCCTGCAGGGAGTGTTCCAGCA CCAGCAATATGGAGATGGTAAAGGAGTGTGAGGCAGACAAAAACACAGAGTGCAGGTGTAAGCCAGGATACTTCTGTACACACATTAGTGAATCCCACTGCGATTACTGCAGTCCGGTCTCCATGTGTCCTCCAGGGAAGGGAGTTGACTTTCATC ATACGCACTTGAAAGACACTGTGTGCAGACCCTGCCCAGAAGGAACCTACAGCGATGTGATGGACTACTTTTCCACCTGCAAAAATCATACAAG TTGCGATGACTTGGGTCGAGATGTGAAAGTTCCTGGGACTAGCAAATCAGACGTTGTGTGTGGAAATTTTAAACCATGTACCACAT CTTGTTCTTGGTTGTTACCTGCTAGTCTGTGGGCAGGGTTCGTGATTACCGCACTGATTTTATTTCTGATCCTGTTTATAATTTATTGGAGAAACAAACGTCAGTCAAAAAGATTAG AGATTTCTTTAAGCCACATCTCGCCGGTGCTTCCTCCAGACATCCTGAAATACCCTGCAGACTGTGATGTGGAGAAACATGCAGAGCATCAGCAGCTCACACATTTAG ATAACTTCACACAGCATTCTAGAATCCACACGGTACAGATTAAATACAGTCGGGAGAGTTTCGAAATAAGCAATATCATATTTTATGATGACTTCAACTACGGCTTTGCGTCAGTGTATAAATCATTACGAAGTTTCCTCTGA